One genomic window of Paenibacillus xylanilyticus includes the following:
- the rlmN gene encoding 23S rRNA (adenine(2503)-C(2))-methyltransferase RlmN has translation MNKSSIYGLTLEQLRSWLPEHGQKKSRASRIWEWLYQERAHDFSEMNDVRQECLDVLSEHFTMNSMNEHVKQESADGTVKFLLRMQDGNLIETVLMRQKYGLTVCVTTQVGCNIGCSFCASGLIKKSRDLSAGEIVEQIMHVQRHLDAAGQGERVTNVVVMGIGEPFDNFENMSNFIEVIKDRKGLALAAKRITVSTSGLPDKIKEFADSSLQVNLAISLHAPNNELRTHIMKINRAFPIEQLMDAVDYYLATTNKRIMFEYILLRDVNDQREHAAELAELLSSRKSMVSVNLIPYNPVDEHSQYQRSTEESILGFYDTLKKNNINSTVRMEHGTDIDAACGQLRSKQMKNNAAESQPDRLAMG, from the coding sequence ATGAACAAATCATCCATTTATGGATTAACATTAGAGCAACTTCGTTCCTGGCTGCCGGAGCATGGGCAGAAGAAATCCCGTGCTTCCCGGATCTGGGAATGGTTATATCAAGAGCGCGCACATGATTTTTCCGAGATGAACGATGTGCGTCAGGAATGTCTGGATGTTCTCTCTGAACACTTCACGATGAACTCGATGAATGAACACGTGAAGCAGGAGTCGGCAGACGGTACGGTGAAGTTTCTGCTGCGGATGCAGGACGGGAACCTGATTGAGACGGTATTGATGCGTCAAAAATACGGTCTTACCGTCTGTGTAACGACCCAAGTGGGCTGTAATATTGGCTGCAGCTTCTGCGCGAGCGGATTGATTAAGAAAAGCCGTGATCTGTCCGCAGGAGAGATTGTGGAACAGATCATGCATGTACAGCGGCACCTGGATGCAGCAGGTCAAGGCGAGCGAGTAACCAACGTTGTCGTGATGGGGATTGGTGAACCGTTTGATAATTTCGAGAACATGAGTAATTTCATCGAGGTGATCAAGGATCGTAAGGGGCTAGCCCTTGCTGCCAAGCGTATCACCGTATCCACAAGTGGACTGCCTGACAAGATTAAGGAATTTGCAGACAGCAGTCTGCAGGTTAATCTGGCGATCTCCTTACATGCACCGAATAACGAACTGCGTACACACATCATGAAGATCAACCGGGCCTTCCCGATTGAACAGCTGATGGATGCAGTGGATTATTATTTGGCTACCACGAACAAACGCATCATGTTTGAATATATTTTGCTTCGGGATGTTAACGATCAACGGGAGCATGCAGCCGAGCTGGCTGAACTGTTGTCCAGCCGTAAGAGCATGGTCAGCGTCAATCTCATTCCATACAATCCGGTTGATGAGCATAGTCAATATCAGCGGAGTACGGAAGAATCGATTCTGGGCTTCTATGACACACTTAAGAAAAATAACATCAACTCCACGGTACGTATGGAACACGGTACTGACATCGATGCTGCCTGCGGTCAACTGCGCAGTAAACAGATGAAAAATAATGCCGCTGAATCACAGCCAGACCGTCTGGCTATGGGGTAA